In Nycticebus coucang isolate mNycCou1 chromosome 9, mNycCou1.pri, whole genome shotgun sequence, the following are encoded in one genomic region:
- the SMIM29 gene encoding small integral membrane protein 29 isoform X1: MSNTTVPNAPQANSDSMVGYVLGPFFLITLVGVVVAVVMYVQKKQRVDRLRHHLLPMYSYDPAEELHEAEQELLSDVGDPKVVHGWQSGYQHKRMPLLDVKT, translated from the exons ATGAGTAACACCACAGTACCCAATGCCCCCCAGGCCAACAGCGACTCCATGGTGGGCTATGTATTGGGGCCTTTCTTCCTCATCACCCTGGTCGGAGTGGTGGTGGCTGTG GTGATGTATGTACAGAAGAAGCAACG GGTGGACCGTCTTCGCCATCACCTGCTCCCCATGTACAGCTATGACCCAGCTGAGGAGCTGCACGAGGCTGAGCAGGAGTTACTCTCAGATGTAGGAGACCCCAAG GTGGTACATGGCTGGCAGAGCGGCTACCAGCACAAGCGGATGCCCTTGCTGGATGTCAAGACATGA
- the SMIM29 gene encoding small integral membrane protein 29 isoform X2 produces the protein MPPRPTATPWWAMYWGLSSSSPWSEWWWLWVDRLRHHLLPMYSYDPAEELHEAEQELLSDVGDPKVVHGWQSGYQHKRMPLLDVKT, from the exons ATGCCCCCCAGGCCAACAGCGACTCCATGGTGGGCTATGTATTGGGGCCTTTCTTCCTCATCACCCTGGTCGGAGTGGTGGTGGCTGTG GGTGGACCGTCTTCGCCATCACCTGCTCCCCATGTACAGCTATGACCCAGCTGAGGAGCTGCACGAGGCTGAGCAGGAGTTACTCTCAGATGTAGGAGACCCCAAG GTGGTACATGGCTGGCAGAGCGGCTACCAGCACAAGCGGATGCCCTTGCTGGATGTCAAGACATGA
- the HMGA1 gene encoding high mobility group protein HMG-I/HMG-Y isoform X1, with amino-acid sequence MSESSSKSSQPLASKQEKDGTEKRGRGRPRKQPPVSPGTALVGSQKEPSEVPTPKRPRGRPKGSKNKGAAKTRKTTTTPGRKPRGRPKKLVEGGRGGHLAGVLRGGAVTVPAACSLH; translated from the exons ATGAGCGAGTCGAGCTCGAAGTCCAGCCAGCCCCTGGCCTCTAAGCAGGAAAAGGATGGGACTGAGAAACGAGGCCGGGGCAGGCCGCGCAAGCAGCCTCCGGTGAGTCCTGGGACAGCGCTGGTAGGGAGTCAG AAGGAGCCCAGCGAAGTGCCAACACCTAAGAGACCTCGGGGCCGACCAAAGGGAAGCAAAAACAAGGGTGCTGCCAAGACCCGG AAAaccaccacaactccaggaagGAAACCAAGGGGCAGACCCAAAAAACTGGTAG aaggaggaagaggagggcatCTCGCAGGAGTCCTCAGAGGAGGAGCAGTGACCGTGCCTGCTGCCTGCTCCCTTCACTGA
- the HMGA1 gene encoding high mobility group protein HMG-I/HMG-Y isoform X3, translating to MSESSSKSSQPLASKQEKDGTEKRGRGRPRKQPPKEPSEVPTPKRPRGRPKGSKNKGAAKTRKTTTTPGRKPRGRPKKLVEGGRGGHLAGVLRGGAVTVPAACSLH from the exons ATGAGCGAGTCGAGCTCGAAGTCCAGCCAGCCCCTGGCCTCTAAGCAGGAAAAGGATGGGACTGAGAAACGAGGCCGGGGCAGGCCGCGCAAGCAGCCTCCG AAGGAGCCCAGCGAAGTGCCAACACCTAAGAGACCTCGGGGCCGACCAAAGGGAAGCAAAAACAAGGGTGCTGCCAAGACCCGG AAAaccaccacaactccaggaagGAAACCAAGGGGCAGACCCAAAAAACTGGTAG aaggaggaagaggagggcatCTCGCAGGAGTCCTCAGAGGAGGAGCAGTGACCGTGCCTGCTGCCTGCTCCCTTCACTGA
- the HMGA1 gene encoding high mobility group protein HMG-I/HMG-Y isoform X2, which translates to MSESSSKSSQPLASKQEKDGTEKRGRGRPRKQPPVSPGTALVGSQKEPSEVPTPKRPRGRPKGSKNKGAAKTRKTTTTPGRKPRGRPKKLEKEEEEGISQESSEEEQ; encoded by the exons ATGAGCGAGTCGAGCTCGAAGTCCAGCCAGCCCCTGGCCTCTAAGCAGGAAAAGGATGGGACTGAGAAACGAGGCCGGGGCAGGCCGCGCAAGCAGCCTCCGGTGAGTCCTGGGACAGCGCTGGTAGGGAGTCAG AAGGAGCCCAGCGAAGTGCCAACACCTAAGAGACCTCGGGGCCGACCAAAGGGAAGCAAAAACAAGGGTGCTGCCAAGACCCGG AAAaccaccacaactccaggaagGAAACCAAGGGGCAGACCCAAAAAACTG gagaaggaggaagaggagggcatCTCGCAGGAGTCCTCAGAGGAGGAGCAGTGA
- the HMGA1 gene encoding high mobility group protein HMG-I/HMG-Y isoform X4: MSESSSKSSQPLASKQEKDGTEKRGRGRPRKQPPKEPSEVPTPKRPRGRPKGSKNKGAAKTRKTTTTPGRKPRGRPKKLEKEEEEGISQESSEEEQ; this comes from the exons ATGAGCGAGTCGAGCTCGAAGTCCAGCCAGCCCCTGGCCTCTAAGCAGGAAAAGGATGGGACTGAGAAACGAGGCCGGGGCAGGCCGCGCAAGCAGCCTCCG AAGGAGCCCAGCGAAGTGCCAACACCTAAGAGACCTCGGGGCCGACCAAAGGGAAGCAAAAACAAGGGTGCTGCCAAGACCCGG AAAaccaccacaactccaggaagGAAACCAAGGGGCAGACCCAAAAAACTG gagaaggaggaagaggagggcatCTCGCAGGAGTCCTCAGAGGAGGAGCAGTGA